From Juglans regia cultivar Chandler chromosome 8, Walnut 2.0, whole genome shotgun sequence, the proteins below share one genomic window:
- the LOC109013201 gene encoding WD repeat-containing protein 75, with product MKTGGKSYVSSPPAFSNDGKRLLVCTGNTVSIFSTSTGLQIASLEGHTAPVTSVIVVPASSPASKILCYCWTASLDGSIRHWDFSVPDLMKKVDIKMPIFSMVIPSLLDQPIENDEKPSDLFAYLSVEDTIEQENRPKARRGQIRKCNLTASRLIGGLILKETPKPEFVAVSSVGKFIGIRNKRKLHIWMVPEKDSGRSVSKKITLHHTRNLTVLAFHPSKRIVAAGDVSGRILVWRGFGYRTFSVCDDLVSGRLVDKEEERPGVRGNDDADSCSTWHWHSAEVNVLFFSSDGAYLYSGGKEGVLVVWQIDTGKKKFLPRIGSPLLYYTDSPDPTLSSISCADNQIHILKMPSMEILKSISGIKLPHSLPGIYKGLCSGFAFDYSSGLVALCTENYGIQFYSLFDDRGINEVQVCERNHQPADEITVVVTFVAVSLDGSMMSTVEAKLPEEGIGSLVCLKFWALGSENKKFSLSTVIYEPHRDAGISAVAFHPTRNVAVSSSYGGDFKLWVCNDEIQEKGLMLQNSGWTCLAVGAYKKKPMTAAAFSCDGSVLAVAAETVITLWDPNKNVLVAVIGETLTPIVTLSFAGNSEYLVSVSRGSKPQLSIWSMSKLSLSWSYKLHIEAVACAVNLSSFAVLALLPESSICMESEPSFQGRDGIILVFNAMDPVPVATWSVKKAKGGGVAFLQGYTSSLKQNNSDGNAQQELLVYINGDHEYILFDPYGNEANELGMSQQDGLVEFEETEKFGYASIYGELPKLNLTRNQTSLVPSVPSERPWESIFSGSSHNLPPLTKLCSAFLESLMEKRTAVVE from the exons ATGAAAACTGGGGGGAAGAGCTATGTATCTTCGCCCCCTGCCTTTTCGAACGACGGGAAGCGTCTTCTCGTTTGCACAGGCAACACCGTCTCCATCTTCAGCACCTCCACTGGCTTACAG ATTGCATCATTGGAAGGTCATACGGCGCCGGTGACGTCGGTGATTGTGGTGCCGGCATCGAGCCCCGCTTCTAAGATTTTGTGCTACTGCTGGACCGCCTCACTCGATGGGTCGATTCGGCATTGGGATTTTTCGGTGCCGGACTTAATGAAGAAGGTCGATATTAAGATGCCCATTTTCTCCATG gtgATTCCGTCTTTATTAGACCAACCAATTGAGAACGATGAGAAACCAAGTGATCTTTTTGCTTATCTGTCTGTTGAAGATACCATAGAACAAGAAAACAGGCCCAAAGCTAGGCGCGGACAGATTCGGAAGTGTAACTTGACAGCATCTCGTTTGATTGGTGGATTAATATTGAAAGAG ACTCCAAAACCAGAATTTGTAGCTGTTAGTTCAGTGGGAAAATTCATCGGCATCAGAAATAAGCGCAAGCTTCATATATGGATGGTCCCTGAAAAAGATTCTGGGCGTTCAGTGTCAAAGAAAATAACCCTGCATCATACAAGGAATTTGACTGTTCTTGCATTTCATCCATCTAAGAGGATTGTAGCTGCTGGTGATGTATCTGGGAGAATTTTAGTCTGGCGGGGATTTGGTTATCGAACATTTTCTGTCTGTGATGACCTAGTGAGTGGAAGATTGGTGGATAAAGAGGAGGAAAGACCTGGGGTGAGGGGAAATGACGATGCTGATTCTTGCTCCACATGGCATTGGCACTCTGCTGAAGTGAATgtcctctttttctcttctgatGGAGCCTATTTATATTCAG GTGGAAAGGAGGGAGTTCTTGTGGTCTGGCAGATAGATACAGGGAAGAAGAAATTTTTACCACGAATTGGATCTCCACTTCTATATTATACAGATTCTCCAGATCCTACACTTTCCTCT ATATCTTGTGCTGATAATCAAATTCATATACTGAAAATGCCTTCAATGGAGATCTTGAAATCCATCTCAGGGATCAAG CTTCCTCATTCACTCCCAGGGATATACAAAGGTCTATGTAGTGGGTTTGCATTTGATTACTCATCTGGATTGGTTGCCCTATGTACAGAGAACTATGGGATCCAATTCTATAGCTTGTTTGATGACCGTGGAATAAATGAG GTTCAAGTCTGTGAAAGAAATCATCAACCAGCTGATGAAATCACG GTTGTAGTGACTTTTGTGGCTGTCTCCCTAGATGGATCTATGATGAGTACTGTTGAAGCTAAGCTTCCTGAAGAGGGAATAGGAAGTCTTGTTTGCCTTAAGTTTTGGGCATTGGGTTCAGAAAACAAAAAGTTCAGCTTGTCAACTGTTATTTATGAACCTCATAG GGATGCTGGTATTTCTGCTGTTGCTTTTCATCCTACCCGTAATGTGGCAGTTAGCTCATCGTATGGTGGGGACTTCAAG TTATGGGTTTGCAATGATGAGATTCAGGAGAAAGGTCTGATGCTTCAGAATTCTGGCTGGACATGCTTGGCTGTTGGGGCATACAA AAAAAAGCCAATGACTGCTGCTGCATTTTCTTGTGATGGTTCTGTCCTGGCTGTTGCAGCAGAAACTGTCATCACCTTGTGGGATCCTAACAAGAATGTCCTTGTCGCTGTGATTGGAGAGACTCTCACG CCAATCGTTACACTGTCCTTTGCTGGAAATTCAGAGTATCTTGTTTCCGTGTCCCGAGGTTCAAAGCCACAGCTCTCTATATGGAGCATGTCAAAGTTGTCACTATCTTGGTCATACAAGCTTCACATTGAAG CTGTAGCATGTGCAGTAAACCTATCATCTTTTGCCGTTCTTGCTCTTCTTCCTGAATCATCTATATGTATGGAGTCTGAACCATCGTTTCAAGGAAGAGATGGGATAATCTTAGTGTTCAATGCAATGGATCCTGTTCCTGTTGCTACCTGGTCTGTAAAGAAG GCCAAGGGAGGTGGGGTTGCATTTCTTCAAGGGTATACTTCTTCCTTGAAACAGAATAATTCAGATGGGAATGCACAGCAAGAATTGCTTGTGTATATAAACGGTGATCATGAGTACATCCTCTTTGACCCATATGGCAATGAAGCAAATGAACTTGGCATGTCCCAGCAGGACGGTCTAGTTGAGTTTGAAGAGACAG AGAAATTCGGATACGCATCAATTTATGGGGAGTTACCAAAGTTAAACTTAACAAGAAATCAGACTTCGTTGGTGCCATCTGTTCCATCAGAGAGGCCTTGGGAGAGCATATTCAGTGGTTCATCACATAATCTTCCACCCCTCACCAAATTGTGTTCAGCATTTTTGGAATCATTAATGGAAAAGCGGACTGCGGTTGTTGAGTGA
- the LOC109013200 gene encoding probable receptor-like serine/threonine-protein kinase At5g57670, whose protein sequence is MKYIRTNSLKRLFSLKRRSFEGEIPNPDGSILEHTKDIFRNVAVPEHHQRPTWKCFSYGEIFDATNGFSPENLVGRGGYAEVYRGTLGDGEEIAVKRLTKASSDERKEKEFLTEIGTIGHARHPNVLSLLGCCIDNGLYLIFHLSSRGSVAALLHDTNLQPLDWKTRHKIAIGTARGLHYLHKGCQRRIIHRDIKASNVLLTADFEPQISDFGLAKWLPSQWSHHSIGPIEGTFGHLAPEYYLHGIVDEKTDVFAFGVLLLEIISGRKPVDGSHQSLHGWAKPILNQGETEKLIDPRLGGAYDVTQLKRLAFAASLCIRSSSMWRPTMSEVMEVMEDGEVDKERWKMQEEEEPEEFWGFEDLESECDSSFSSPHDSREQKVIRSLGDLELDENVFVTFVDM, encoded by the exons ATGAAATATATTCGGACCAACAGCTTGAAGCGGCTCTTCTCTTTGAAACGACGCAGTTTTGAGGGTGAAATTCCAAACCCAGATGGCTCTATCCTAGAACACACCAAAGATATCTTCAGGAATGTTGCAGTACCAGAACATCATCAGAGACCCACTTGGAAATGCTTCTCCTATGGAGAAATCTTCGATGCCACCAATGGTTTTAGCCCAG AGAATCTAGTTGGCCGAGGAGGCTATGCAGAGGTATACAGAGGAACTCTGGGAGACGGTGAAGAAATTGCAGTGAAGAGGCTTACAAAAGCTTCTTCTgatgagagaaaagagaaggaGTTCTTGACAGAGATTGGAACCATTGGTCATGCGCGCCACCCAAATGTACTCTCTCTCTTAGGCTGTTGTATCGACAATGGGCTTTACCTCATTTTCCACTTATCATCGAGAGGCTCAGTTGCTGCTCTTCTACATG ACACGAATTTGCAACCATTAGATTGGAAAACAAGGCATAAGATAGCCATTGGGACGGCTAGGGGGCTCCATTACTTGCACAAGGGCTGCCAAAGAAGAATAATTCACCGGGACATCAAGGCCTCCAACGTTTTATTAACTGCAGATTTTGAACCACAG ATATCTGATTTTGGACTAGCAAAATGGCTTCCATCTCAATGGTCTCACCATTCAATTGGTCCAATAGAAGGGACATTTGG GCACTTAGCTCCTGAGTACTATTTGCATGGGATTGTGGATGAGAAAACGGATGTGTTTGCTTTTGGAGTTCTTCTTTTGGAGATAATCTCAGGAAGAAAACCGGTGGATGGCTCTCACCAAAGCTTGCACGGCTGG GCCAAACCAATACTGAACCAAGGAGAGACTGAAAAGTTAATAGATCCAAGGCTTGGAGGGGCCTATGATGTAACGCAGCTGAAAAGGCTAGCCTTTGCAGCCTCACTTTGCATCCGCTCATCTTCAATGTGGCGCCCAACTATGAGTGAG GTAATGGAGGTAATGGAGGATGGAGAGGTGGACAAAGAGAGGTGGAAGATGCAGGAGGAAGAAGAACCGGAGGAGTTCTGGGGATTTGAGGATCTAGAATCTGAATGTGACAGTTCCTTCTCTTCTCCACATGACTCGCGTGAACAGAAAGTTATTAGATCACTTGGAGATCTGGAACTTGATGAAAATGTATTTGTCACTTTTGTTGACATGTAA
- the LOC109013199 gene encoding VIN3-like protein 2 isoform X1, with protein MAMDSSFEGVILDPSKCSKLSIEEKRELVYEISKWSHGAPEILQSWSRQEILKILCAEMGKERKYTGLTKLKIIENLLKIVSEKKLGGHTAVIDLEQPSSPALGQRTIKRQRKTEHPSRLTAPAYNLSHNNGGTDLGNTIYCKNSACRATLDRVDDFCKRCSCCICYQYDDNKDPSLWLICSSDPPFQRNSCGMSCHLECALKHERSGISKGQCAGLDGSFYCVSCGKMNNLLGCWRKQLMTARDTRRVDILCYRVSLSEKLLKGTEKYRKLYEIVDEAVKKLEADVGPLTGLPVKMGRGIVNRLSSGPEVQKLCALAVESLDSLQSNTFLHPLSDPVIQGSISFMMCFGLLRTEESSDNTSVLCPSSSTDSNMIAPNIVRFLDVHATCLTVILGSEDSLPEDLVGYNLWHRKAHDMDYPSEPTRKLVAPNTRFVITGLTPATEYCFKVVSVNGARNLGMCEVCLSTGSADDEVLNSFVTERSQSPATNCSSLSNPSSVEDETNNITAYSDLADKADNYLTYSKDKDKFISAKGCDDALNCSDMGEGTPTDLVSVLDEERAMLTVDSAPNSDVTKIENKNSQSQIIEDMSTDDGSNSPVRKGMECVVFVSNSEAGLPITPCKLEVLKDGLGRNGRSKSCCKDLENGIGKGEEPQDGSTSKKKSMEMQAEECAANGTSDRDFEYCVKVIRWLECKGHIEKNFRQKFLTWYSLRANSQEVRIVKVFVDTFHEDPACLAEQLVDTFSESVSNKKSSVVPAGFCMKLWH; from the exons ATGGCCATGGATTCTTCTTTCGAGG GAGTCATCCTTGATCCATCAAAATGCAGTAAGTTGAGTATCGAGGAAAAGAGggaactagtatatgaaatatCGAAGTGGTCACATGGTGCCCCTGAAATACTGCAGTCATGGAGCCGACAGGAGATTTTAAAAATCCTGTGTGCAGAGAtgggaaaagaaaggaaatataCTGGCTTGACGAAGTTGAAAATCATAGAGAACCTTCTGAAAATTGTATCTGAAAAGAAATTAGGGGGGCACACAGCTGTAATTGATCTTGAACAACCGTCTTCCCCTGCACTTGGCCAAAGAACTATCAAAAGGCAGAGGAAAACTGAGCACCCTTCTCGACTAACTGCTCCAGCATATAATCTTTCTCACAATAATGGGGGCACTGATCTAGGTAATACTATATATTGCAAAAACTCAGCTTGCAGAGCTACCTTAGATCGAGTAGATGACTTTTGCAAAAGATGTTCATGTTGCATCTGCTATCAGTACGATGACAACAAGGATCCAAGCCTGTGGTTGATTTGCAGCTCAGACCCTCCATTTCAACGTAATTCATGTGGCATGTCCTGCCATCTGGAGTGTGCTCTAAAACATGAAAGATCTGGCATTTCTAAAGGACAGTGTGCTGGACTTGATGGGAGCTTTTACTGTGTATCTTGTGGGAAAATGAATAATTTGCTTGG ATGCTGGAGAAAACAACTGATGACAGCAAGGGATACAAGACGTGTTGACATACTGTGTTATCGTGTGTCCTTAAGCGAAAAGCTTTTAAAGGGGACTGAAAAGTATCGTAAGCTTTATGAGATTGTGGATGAAGCTGTTAAGAAGCTTGAGGCTGACGTGGGCCCTTTAACTGGATTACCTGTAAAGATGGGTAGGGGTATTGTCAACAGACTTTCTTCAGGACCAGAGGTCCAGAAACTGTGCGCCTTGGCTGTGGAATCACTGGATTCCTTGCAATCCAATACATTTTTGCATCCATTGTCTGATCCTGTGATTCAAG GAAGTATTAGCTTTATGATGTGTTTTGGATTATTGAGGACTGAGGAAAGTAGTGACAATACTTCTGTTTTATGCCCTTCGTCGTCTACAGATTCAAATATGATTGCTCCCAATATTGTCAGATTTCTAGATGTCCATGCAACATGCCTCACTGTGATTTTGGGTTCAGAAGATTCTTTGCCAGAAGATCTTGTTGGGTATAACTTATGGCATCGAAAGGCTCATGATATGGATTATCCTTCAGAACCTACTCGTAAACTTGTTGCTCCCAATACAAGGTTTGTCATCACAGGACTAACTCCAGCTACAGAGTATTGTTTCAAAGTTGTTTCAGTAAATGGTGCGAGAAATTTGGGTATGTGTGAAGTTTGTCTGTCAACCGGCAGTGCTGATGATGAAGTCCTAAACAGCTTTGTAACAGAAAGAAGTCAAAGCCCAGCTACCAACTGTAGTAGCCTTTCAAATCCTTCCTCGGTGGAAGATGAAACTAATAACATTACTGCTTACAGTGACCTGGCTGATAAAGCAGACAATTATCTTACTTATAGCAAggataaagataaatttatttcaGCAAAAGGATGTGATGATGCTCTGAACTGCAGTGATATGGGTGAAGGAACTCCAACGGATTTGGTTTCAGTTTTGGATGAAGAGCGTGCTATGCTGACAGTTGACTCTGCGCCCAATTCTGATGTCACAAAGATTGAGAACAAGAACTCGCAAAGCCAAATTATTGAGGACATGAGCACTGATGATGGATCAAATTCTCCAGTTCGAAAAGGAATGGAATGTGTGGTGTTTGTTAGTAATTCAGAAGCTGGCTTGCCCATTACTCCATGCAAATTGGAAGTGCTTAAGGATGGGTTAGGAAGGAATGGGAGATCCAAATCCTGCTGTAAGGATCTGGAAAATGGGATTGGGAAAGGAGAGGAACCCCAAGATGGTAGCACATCGAAAAAGAAAAGTATGGAAATGCAGGCTGAGGAATGTGCCGCAAATGGTACTTCAGACAGGGATTTTGAGTATTGTGTGAAAGTAATCAGATGGTTAGAGTGTAAGGGTCACATCGAGAAGAATTTCAGGCAGAAATTCCTGACTTGGTATAGCTTGAGGGCAAACTCACAAGAGGTAAGGATTGTGAAGGTTTTTGTTGATACTTTTCATGAAGATCCAGCTTGTCTTGCAGAGCAGCTGGTGGACACCTTTTCAGAAAGTGTTTCAAATAAGAAATCATCTGTGGTGCCAGCAGGATTTTGCATGAAGCTTTGGCATTGA
- the LOC109013199 gene encoding VIN3-like protein 2 isoform X2 has translation MAMDSSFEGVILDPSKCSKLSIEEKRELVYEISKWSHGAPEILQSWSRQEILKILCAEMGKERKYTGLTKLKIIENLLKIVSEKKLGGHTAVIDLEQPSSPALGQRTIKRQRKTEHPSRLTAPAYNLSHNNGGTDLGNTIYCKNSACRATLDRVDDFCKRCSCCICYQYDDNKDPSLWLICSSDPPFQRNSCGMSCHLECALKHERSGISKGQCAGLDGSFYCVSCGKMNNLLGCWRKQLMTARDTRRVDILCYRVSLSEKLLKGTEKYRKLYEIVDEAVKKLEADVGPLTGLPVKMGRGIVNRLSSGPEVQKLCALAVESLDSLQSNTFLHPLSDPVIQDSNMIAPNIVRFLDVHATCLTVILGSEDSLPEDLVGYNLWHRKAHDMDYPSEPTRKLVAPNTRFVITGLTPATEYCFKVVSVNGARNLGMCEVCLSTGSADDEVLNSFVTERSQSPATNCSSLSNPSSVEDETNNITAYSDLADKADNYLTYSKDKDKFISAKGCDDALNCSDMGEGTPTDLVSVLDEERAMLTVDSAPNSDVTKIENKNSQSQIIEDMSTDDGSNSPVRKGMECVVFVSNSEAGLPITPCKLEVLKDGLGRNGRSKSCCKDLENGIGKGEEPQDGSTSKKKSMEMQAEECAANGTSDRDFEYCVKVIRWLECKGHIEKNFRQKFLTWYSLRANSQEVRIVKVFVDTFHEDPACLAEQLVDTFSESVSNKKSSVVPAGFCMKLWH, from the exons ATGGCCATGGATTCTTCTTTCGAGG GAGTCATCCTTGATCCATCAAAATGCAGTAAGTTGAGTATCGAGGAAAAGAGggaactagtatatgaaatatCGAAGTGGTCACATGGTGCCCCTGAAATACTGCAGTCATGGAGCCGACAGGAGATTTTAAAAATCCTGTGTGCAGAGAtgggaaaagaaaggaaatataCTGGCTTGACGAAGTTGAAAATCATAGAGAACCTTCTGAAAATTGTATCTGAAAAGAAATTAGGGGGGCACACAGCTGTAATTGATCTTGAACAACCGTCTTCCCCTGCACTTGGCCAAAGAACTATCAAAAGGCAGAGGAAAACTGAGCACCCTTCTCGACTAACTGCTCCAGCATATAATCTTTCTCACAATAATGGGGGCACTGATCTAGGTAATACTATATATTGCAAAAACTCAGCTTGCAGAGCTACCTTAGATCGAGTAGATGACTTTTGCAAAAGATGTTCATGTTGCATCTGCTATCAGTACGATGACAACAAGGATCCAAGCCTGTGGTTGATTTGCAGCTCAGACCCTCCATTTCAACGTAATTCATGTGGCATGTCCTGCCATCTGGAGTGTGCTCTAAAACATGAAAGATCTGGCATTTCTAAAGGACAGTGTGCTGGACTTGATGGGAGCTTTTACTGTGTATCTTGTGGGAAAATGAATAATTTGCTTGG ATGCTGGAGAAAACAACTGATGACAGCAAGGGATACAAGACGTGTTGACATACTGTGTTATCGTGTGTCCTTAAGCGAAAAGCTTTTAAAGGGGACTGAAAAGTATCGTAAGCTTTATGAGATTGTGGATGAAGCTGTTAAGAAGCTTGAGGCTGACGTGGGCCCTTTAACTGGATTACCTGTAAAGATGGGTAGGGGTATTGTCAACAGACTTTCTTCAGGACCAGAGGTCCAGAAACTGTGCGCCTTGGCTGTGGAATCACTGGATTCCTTGCAATCCAATACATTTTTGCATCCATTGTCTGATCCTGTGATTCAAG ATTCAAATATGATTGCTCCCAATATTGTCAGATTTCTAGATGTCCATGCAACATGCCTCACTGTGATTTTGGGTTCAGAAGATTCTTTGCCAGAAGATCTTGTTGGGTATAACTTATGGCATCGAAAGGCTCATGATATGGATTATCCTTCAGAACCTACTCGTAAACTTGTTGCTCCCAATACAAGGTTTGTCATCACAGGACTAACTCCAGCTACAGAGTATTGTTTCAAAGTTGTTTCAGTAAATGGTGCGAGAAATTTGGGTATGTGTGAAGTTTGTCTGTCAACCGGCAGTGCTGATGATGAAGTCCTAAACAGCTTTGTAACAGAAAGAAGTCAAAGCCCAGCTACCAACTGTAGTAGCCTTTCAAATCCTTCCTCGGTGGAAGATGAAACTAATAACATTACTGCTTACAGTGACCTGGCTGATAAAGCAGACAATTATCTTACTTATAGCAAggataaagataaatttatttcaGCAAAAGGATGTGATGATGCTCTGAACTGCAGTGATATGGGTGAAGGAACTCCAACGGATTTGGTTTCAGTTTTGGATGAAGAGCGTGCTATGCTGACAGTTGACTCTGCGCCCAATTCTGATGTCACAAAGATTGAGAACAAGAACTCGCAAAGCCAAATTATTGAGGACATGAGCACTGATGATGGATCAAATTCTCCAGTTCGAAAAGGAATGGAATGTGTGGTGTTTGTTAGTAATTCAGAAGCTGGCTTGCCCATTACTCCATGCAAATTGGAAGTGCTTAAGGATGGGTTAGGAAGGAATGGGAGATCCAAATCCTGCTGTAAGGATCTGGAAAATGGGATTGGGAAAGGAGAGGAACCCCAAGATGGTAGCACATCGAAAAAGAAAAGTATGGAAATGCAGGCTGAGGAATGTGCCGCAAATGGTACTTCAGACAGGGATTTTGAGTATTGTGTGAAAGTAATCAGATGGTTAGAGTGTAAGGGTCACATCGAGAAGAATTTCAGGCAGAAATTCCTGACTTGGTATAGCTTGAGGGCAAACTCACAAGAGGTAAGGATTGTGAAGGTTTTTGTTGATACTTTTCATGAAGATCCAGCTTGTCTTGCAGAGCAGCTGGTGGACACCTTTTCAGAAAGTGTTTCAAATAAGAAATCATCTGTGGTGCCAGCAGGATTTTGCATGAAGCTTTGGCATTGA